The Oceanispirochaeta sp. M1 genome has a window encoding:
- a CDS encoding uroporphyrinogen decarboxylase family protein encodes MNEELKIFVRTLKKGKYLHGSNSREIVKKAIEFNNPPRIPYMFNTHGGDVFLAAKMSGPNAAKKPGRIGATYTDGWGVTWEVTGRGWDHATGYPLDDLSEKLSSYTFPDMGYDKSDPLTKLMIQMGRRMKKYILGVNSINMYELLRSLMGFEGAMMAPYLSPDLLIDLLNRLADMTCRLIDSFCAAGGIDGFITYEDWGLQSGLQMSLEQFREFYKPVYKRIIDHCHDRGIHFIWHSCGDIITLIPEMVDLGVDVVQMDQPLLMGYENLIEASKGELCFFNCVDNQWTARPEVTIDDIAAETERMIDMFARKMPDGGFIMKHYTQPWDIGLSKKKETAIADTFFNRTCRESR; translated from the coding sequence ATGAATGAAGAGCTGAAAATATTTGTCAGAACTTTAAAAAAGGGCAAATACCTGCATGGCAGTAACAGCCGGGAAATTGTGAAGAAGGCAATTGAATTCAACAATCCGCCCCGTATCCCCTACATGTTTAATACACATGGGGGAGATGTTTTTCTGGCAGCGAAGATGTCCGGTCCCAATGCTGCTAAGAAACCGGGAAGGATCGGTGCAACTTATACAGATGGATGGGGCGTTACCTGGGAGGTCACCGGCCGGGGATGGGACCATGCCACGGGATATCCTCTTGATGATTTATCTGAAAAACTGTCCTCTTATACTTTTCCTGATATGGGATATGACAAATCCGATCCTCTGACAAAACTGATGATTCAAATGGGACGACGTATGAAGAAGTACATATTGGGTGTCAATTCCATTAACATGTATGAATTGCTGCGGTCTCTTATGGGATTTGAGGGCGCCATGATGGCTCCTTATCTCTCTCCTGATTTATTGATAGACCTGCTGAATAGACTGGCTGACATGACCTGCCGCTTGATTGACAGTTTCTGTGCGGCCGGAGGTATCGACGGATTTATTACATATGAGGACTGGGGGCTGCAGTCGGGCCTGCAGATGAGCCTGGAGCAGTTTCGAGAGTTTTATAAACCTGTTTATAAGAGGATCATTGATCACTGCCATGACCGGGGTATTCATTTCATCTGGCACAGCTGCGGCGATATTATCACCCTGATTCCGGAAATGGTCGACCTGGGTGTCGATGTGGTCCAGATGGATCAGCCCCTGCTGATGGGGTATGAGAACCTGATAGAAGCATCAAAAGGTGAGCTCTGTTTCTTTAACTGTGTGGATAACCAGTGGACTGCGCGTCCGGAAGTGACAATTGATGACATCGCTGCCGAAACTGAAAGAATGATTGATATGTTTGCCCGTAAAATGCCCGATGGAGGGTTTATTATGAAGCACTATACACAGCCCTG